The following DNA comes from Bryobacteraceae bacterium.
CGCGCGGTTCAGCAACGCGTTCGTCACGAATTCGCTGTGCGCGCCGGGCCGCGCCACCGTCCTCACCGGCGCGTACTCTCATGTCCACGGCATCCGCGGCAACTCGGAAGCCAGGAACGCCGTCGAGAAGATGGACTCCTCCATCGCCACCTATCCGCAGTTGCTGCAAGCGGCCGGCTACCGCACCGGCATGATCGGGAAATGGCACCTCAGCCACGACCCCGTCGGCTTCGACACGTGGCGCGTCCTCCCGGGCCAGGGCCTCTACTTCGACCCTGAGTTCATCGAGAACGGAACCCGCCGCAAATACAAAGGCTACGCCACCGACCTCACCACCGACTTCGCGCTCGACTTTCTGAAGCAGGAATCCGACAAGCCTTTCTGCCTCGTGTATCAGCACAAGGCGCCGCATCGTCCGTTTCTTCCGCCGGAGCGATTCAAGGACTTCCTCAAGGACACCGAGATTCCCTACCCAGCGACCTTCAACGACGACTATGCCACCCGCCAGATCGCTCGCCAGGCCGAGGACATGCGGTTCGACATCTCGGTCGCCGGCGACTACAAGGATCTGCCTTCCGGGCTTTCGGCCACCGACAAGAAGAAGTGGGTCTACCAGCGTTTCGTGCACGACTACTACGGCGCCATTCAAGCAGTGGATGAGAATCTCGGGCGGGTGCTCGGGTATCTCGATGAGCACAAACTCACAGACGATACGGTGATCGTTTACACCTCCGACAACGGCTTCTTCGTCGGCGACCACGGCTGGTACGACAAGCGCTTCATGTACGAGCCTTCGCTGCGCGTTCCGCTGATGGTCCGCGCGCCGGGGGGAAAGCGGGGGCATGTTGCGGACGCGATGGCGATGAACATCGATATCGCCCCAACGATCCTCGACTATGCCGGCGTCAACGCGCCGGGCACGATGCAGGGGCGCAGCCTGCGGCCGGTGATCGAGGGCGCCTCACCGGCCGATTGGCGCAAGTCTATTTACTACTCCTACTACGAGAATTCGTGGGTGCTGGCGGGGAAGGGGAAGGAGGCGATGGCGGACCCAAGCTTTCAGTTCTTCACGCCGCACCGGATCGGTCCGCACCGGGGCGTGCGGACGGAGACGCATAAGTTGATCCATTATTACGCGGAGGGTGACTATTGGGAGTTATTCGACCTTACGAAAGATCCGAATGAGTTGAACAATCTCTACGGCGCGACGGGCAAGGAAACGGTGACGACGGAGTTGAAGTCCGAACTGGAGCGGCTGCGGAACTACTATGGGGACACGGCTTGAGCCGTAGCGGCCCGAAAAAACTCACGATACTAAACGTATGAACTCTTCCGGTCCCTCCCGCCGAGCCGTGCTCGCCCTCGTCGCGGCGCGCGCCACCGCAGCCGCCCCGGCGCGCATCCTCCTCCGTAGTTCGTGGCAGAGCGTCAACATCGGCGATGTGGGCCACACGCCCGGCGCGCTCAACCTCATCGAGAAGCACTTCCCCGAAGCCGAACTGACGCTCTGGCCCGGCGTCCTCGGGCACGGTTCGCGCGACCTGTTGACGAAGAACTTTCCGCGTCTCCGCATTGCGGAAGGCAGCGTCGGGGCGGACGGCAAGCCGACCACGCCGGCGCTCGCCGATGCATGGGCCGGCGCGAGCCTGTACCTCAGCGGCTCCGGCTCCGGATTCCCGGCCAGCAACCACGCCGTCGCGTTTCGGAAAGCCACCGGTAAGCCCGTGGGGGTGTTCGGCGTCAGCACGGACCCCATCTCCGGCTTCGGCGGCGGCCGCGAACCGGAAGGCGGCACGCTCGCCGAGATCCGCCGCAAGGCCGCCAAGCTGCCACCGACGCACCTCAGCGCCGACCTCCGATTCATCATGGACCAGTCCGCGTTCTTCTTCTGCCGCGACACCATCTCGCGCGACTACCTCCGCGCGCAGCGCGTGAAAACGCCCATCCTTGAATTCGGTCCGGACGCGCAACTCGGCATGACGCTCCGCGACGAAGCCCGCGCAGCCGCCTTCCTCGCCGCGAACGGCCTTGAGGAGGGCAAGTTCATCTGCGTGATCCCGCGCCTGCGCTACACGCCGTACTACCGCATCCGCAACACACCCCGCAAGCCGGACGACGACGTGAAGGACGCCATCAACAATCGCACCACCGAACGCGATCACGCGAAGCTCCGCGAGATGATCGCTTCCTACGTGCGGCAAACCGGCAACAAGGTGCTCGCGTGCGCGGAGATGACGTACCAGGTGGAAATGGCGAAGGAAGTGCTCGTCGATCCGCTCCCGTCCGAGATCCGGAAGAATGTCGTGTGGCGCGACAGCTTCTGGATGCCGGACGAAGCTGCGTCCGTCTACGCGCGCGCTCTTGCCGTCATCAGTGTCGAATGCCACTCCCCGCTGATCGCGCTGCACAACGGGACGCCCGCCTTCTATGTCCGTCAGCCCACGGACACCTGCAAGGGTCAGATGTACCGCGATTTCGGCGCGGGAGAATGGATGTTCGAGATCGACGAGGCCACCGGAGCCTCGCTCTGGAACCGGCTCTCGGCGATCCAGCGCGACCCGGCGCGGGCCAAAGCGAAAGTGCGATCGATGATGGCCACCGTCGATCGTCTGCAGCGCCGCATGGTGGACGCCGTCCACGCCGCTGCCGATAGAGGTGTGTGACCCGCCGACTTGCCTGGCTCATTGCCGCCCTCGCCGCAAGCTCCGGCGCCGAGCAGCCGCCGGGCCGGGCGGGCGGACCGTGCGTCAACGGGGCCGATCGCACGATGTTCGCCACCGCCGAAGCCACCGGCGGACAGGCCTACCTGCTGGACCGGTCGGAGATCGGCCGTAGCGCCGAAGTGATCATCGCCCGCATGGGCCACGAACTCCTGCTCGCGCGGGCGGCCGGCGACAGCGACATCGACCACGAGTTCGCATTTCCGGTGGATTCCACGGTCACGAGCCTCGTTGTTTCCGTGTGGGTGCAGTGTCGCGCGTCCATCGAGATCCTGCCGCCCGCCGCCGCAACGGCGGACTCGCGCCATCGCTTTCTCGCTGGCGAAGTAGCCCGGTTCCCCGCGCCGGCGCCCGGCATGTGGAGGGTGCGCGCTCGCGGACGCGGCTTGTGGTCGATATCGGCCGAAGGCAAGGGCGATCTCGACATCGAATCGGCGCGTTTCGTGCGGTGGGGTGGAAGGCCGGGGCACGAGGGGTGGTTTCCCATGACAACGCCACCGCCAGCCGGGTCCACGGGGACGCTGCAAGTCGAGCTTTCCGAGGAAGTCAGCGAAGTGCGATTCAGCCTGGTGGCCGCAAACAGCGCGCCGCTTGCGGGTCTCTTCGACGACACGCGATTCGAGCATTCTCCCGCGGCGCACTTCCTCCGCATCCAACTTCCCACCGGAGCATTCCGGCTCCTCGTTGAGGGAGTCGACATCAATGGCTACCCGTTTCGGCGCCTCACTGGCGCGGCGTTCCTGATACCACAGGCGCAACCGGTCCGTTGAGAATCAAGTCAGTCGAGGGGAGTGGCTGGGAGGCAGGGATTCGAACCCCGATAGGCGGATCCAGAGTCCGCAGTCTTACCGTTAGACGACCTCCCAGCAAGGCAGGCGCTCCTTCCAGTATAGCCGTTCCCGGGCGAAACGAAGATCTACCGCGCCGGTTTTCGGGCCCCGAGACTACCCCGAATCACTTCCGCGATATGACGGCCCAGCATCTCCGATGAATCCGCGGAAAAATGCACGTTGTCCGGCTGAACGTGTGGGATCTTCCGCGCTGCGATAAACGCATTCAGATCGTCCACCGCCACCCCGTGCCGGCGCATGATCCGCAGCGCGACTTCGTTGTAGCGCGGCGCATCGGCCGGGTATCGCCCGGCGGCGCCCTCGGGCACCGGAGTCGTGGGCCGCCACAACAGCGCCGCGGCGGTCTTCTTCAGCCGCAACACGAGCTTCTCGAGGTTCCGTCCGTACTCCTCGGGTGAGGCGACCTGCTTGCCTCGCGGCGGGAGGGCCAATTGGTTGTTGCCGTCCAGGTACTTGAGATCGTGCAGGCCCCAGTTGAAATGGATCAGATCCCACCTCCCGGTCCCGAGCCAACGCTCGATCTTCTCGAGCCCGCGCTCGGTGGCGCCGCAGTTCTCCGGCGGACGATGCACGTTGGCCACGCCGCGCAGGTGCTCGCGCACAGCGAGCGTATAGCCGATCGAAATCGAATCGCCGATGAGGAGGACTCTCGGCAGCGCCGGATCGTCGGTCACCGGAGCGAATTCCGGACGGACCGCCGTCTGCGGCCACAGCGGCGAAGCACACAGAAAACCAGCGACGGCAAGGGCCGTGCGAAGATGCCGGATACGCACGTGCTGATTGTATCCCGAGGCGGGCGCGGCCGGCCGGGGTGTATCATCGTTGGAGGACTCTATGAAGCTGAACGGCAATACGATTCTCATCACCGGCGGAGGCAGTGGCATCGGACGCGCGTTGGCGGAGCGATTTCATGCGCTGGGCAACACCGTCATCATTACGGGCAGGCGCGAATCCGCACTCGCGGCAACCGTCGCCGGGAATCCCGGAATACATGCCATGACACTCGACGTGCGGGACCCCGACGCGATCACCGCCTTCGCGGCCAAGGTGACCGCCGCACATCCGGCGCTGAACGTGGTGGTCAACAACGCCGGCATCATGGTCCGCGAGGACCTCACCGACCCCGGCCACCTCGCGACGTCGGACGCAACCATCGCCACCAACCTCGCCGGTCCCATCCGCCTCAACGCCGCGCTGCTCGGCCATCTGCGCGCTCGCGAACGCGGGGCGATCCTGAACGTCTCCTCCGGGCTGGCCTCCATACCGCTGGCGCCCTTTCCCACGTATTGCGCCACCAAGGCGGCGATCCACTCCTACAGCCAGTCCCTGAGCCGCCAGTTGAGGGGCACGTCCGTGCAGGTAATCGAGATCGTCCCGCCCTATGTCCAAACCGAACTGACCGGCGCGGACCAGGCAGCCGACCCGCGCGCGATGCCCCTTGCCGACTACATCGCCGAGACGTTCCAGTTGCTCGAAGCGAACCCGGACGCGGGAGAGATCCTCGTGGAGCGCGTGAAGATGCTGCGGTTCGCCGAGGTGCGCGGAGAGTACGAAACAACCTTCGGCCACCTCAACGACGCCTTTTGATCCCAGCCATGACCCGGACCACGCTGCTTTTCCTTACCTCCCTGCTTCCCGCGCAGGACACCGTTTATCACAACGGACGCGTGATCACCCTGGCGCCGGCGGCGCCATCGGCCGAAGCCTTCCTCGTCCGCGGCGCCCGCTTCGCCGCGGTTGGCTCCAACGCCGCCGTGTTCGCCGCCGCGCCAAACGCCGCCCGTGTCGATCTCCACGGACGCACGGTTGTCCCCGGGCTCAACGATTCGCACACGCACCCAATCGGCGCGGCGCTCGCCGAGATCGACGGCGAGGTTCCCTTTCTCTCCTCGATCGCCGACGTGCAGGCCTACATCCGGAAGCTGGCCGCCGCCAAATCGCGCGGTGGAATCATATTCGTGCCCAAGGTCTACGCCACGCGCATGGCCGAACGCCGCTACCCAACGCGCCAGGATCTCGATGCCGCCTCGGGCGCGCGCGAAGCGATGACCGACAACTCCTACGCATCCGTTCTCAATTCGGCGCTCCTGCGGCGTCTCAACATCACCCGCGACACGCCGCAACCTCCCAACGGCAAGATCATCAAGGACGCCGGCGGCGAGCCCACGGGACTGATCCTCGGCGCGCGGCAAATTATCGCCCCGCTGCTCGACTCGCGCGAGTTCACCGCCGGGGAGCAACTCGAGGCGCTCTCGAAAATGCAGGCCGCCTACAACCGTGTCGGCATCACCTCCACCGGCGACCGCGGTCAGGGGCCGGAAGGCTTCCGTGTGTATCAGGAACTGAAGCGCCGCGGCCGGATGACCGTACGCACCGCGGTCACCTACCGCATCTCAGCGGCGGGCAAACCCGAAGATGTGGTGCGACAGGTGGAATCGATCCCGTTCGTCACCGGGTGGGGGGACGACTGGCTGCGCGTGGGTCCGATCAAATCCGTGGTGGACGGCGGCATCCTCATTGGCACAGCCTATCTGCGCGCTCCCTACGGTACGAATACGCAGGTGTACGGCTACTCGGATCCCGACTATCGCGGGGTGCTGAACGTCCCGCGTGAGAATCTCATCGCCATGGCGCGGACCGCCAATCGGCTCGGCTGGCAGATGACCTCGCACACCACCGGGGGCGGCGCGACCGATGCCCTGCTCGACGCCTATGAGGCAGCCAACAAAGAAAAGTCCATCCTCGGCCGCCGCTTCACCGTCACACACGGCAACTTCCCAGACGGGCGCGCCATCGAACGCGCGGCGAAACTGGGCGTCGCCTTCGACGTGCAGCCGCAATGGCACCACTTCGATGGACCCGCGCTCGCGCCGGTGTTCGGTCCGGAACGTACGAAGTGGTTCCTTCCGCTGCGCGCCATGCTCGACGCCGGCATCGTCGTCGCCGGCGGCTCCGATCACATGATCAAATTCGATCCGCGCAAGTCGATCAACGCCTACCACCCCTTCTACGCGATGTGGATGACGGTTACCCGCAAGACCGCCACCGGCGAAGTGCTCGGTGGGGAGCAGCGGATCACGCGCGAGGAAGCCCTGCGTTTGTGGACGGCGAACCCGGCCTGGCTCACCTTCGAGGAACAGGAAAAGGGGACCATCGAAGCGGGCAAGCTCGCCGACTTCACCGTGATTGACCGCGACTACCTGAGAGTCCCCGAAGACGAGATCAAAGAGATCGAAGCGGTCCAGACCGTGGTCGGCGGCAAGACTGTCTACGAAAGCCCCGCCTTCAAGCGATAACCGGTTCGCGATCGCGCGCGCGCACCGCCTGCAGCGCTTCGAGCGCCTCGGCCACGCTCCAGGCCTGCGCGAAGCATCCGCGCGGCCGATGCGGCGGCGCGGCGTCCGCAATCTCGGAAATCTGCCCCAGTCCGGCGTCGTTCATGTGGTCGCGAAACGCGGCGACGCACTGGCGCGCGATCGCGATATCGCCATCCGTTCGCAGCCAGGCGGCGACAAACGGTCCAATCAGCCAAGGCCATACCGTGCCCTGATGATAGGCGGAATCCCGCTGCCACACGCCGCCCTCGTAACGCGGCCGATAGGCAGGATCGTCCTCGGACAGCGTCCGCAGCCCGAGCGGCGTGAGCAGATGCTCCTTCACAACCTGCACCACGCGCCTGGCCCGATCGGGCTCGAGCATGATGTGCGGGAGGCTGGCCGCGAAGATCTGGTTCGGCCGCAGAGACCAGTCTTTCTGGCTCCCTTC
Coding sequences within:
- a CDS encoding polysaccharide pyruvyl transferase family protein, whose product is MNSSGPSRRAVLALVAARATAAAPARILLRSSWQSVNIGDVGHTPGALNLIEKHFPEAELTLWPGVLGHGSRDLLTKNFPRLRIAEGSVGADGKPTTPALADAWAGASLYLSGSGSGFPASNHAVAFRKATGKPVGVFGVSTDPISGFGGGREPEGGTLAEIRRKAAKLPPTHLSADLRFIMDQSAFFFCRDTISRDYLRAQRVKTPILEFGPDAQLGMTLRDEARAAAFLAANGLEEGKFICVIPRLRYTPYYRIRNTPRKPDDDVKDAINNRTTERDHAKLREMIASYVRQTGNKVLACAEMTYQVEMAKEVLVDPLPSEIRKNVVWRDSFWMPDEAASVYARALAVISVECHSPLIALHNGTPAFYVRQPTDTCKGQMYRDFGAGEWMFEIDEATGASLWNRLSAIQRDPARAKAKVRSMMATVDRLQRRMVDAVHAAADRGV
- a CDS encoding amidohydrolase encodes the protein MTRTTLLFLTSLLPAQDTVYHNGRVITLAPAAPSAEAFLVRGARFAAVGSNAAVFAAAPNAARVDLHGRTVVPGLNDSHTHPIGAALAEIDGEVPFLSSIADVQAYIRKLAAAKSRGGIIFVPKVYATRMAERRYPTRQDLDAASGAREAMTDNSYASVLNSALLRRLNITRDTPQPPNGKIIKDAGGEPTGLILGARQIIAPLLDSREFTAGEQLEALSKMQAAYNRVGITSTGDRGQGPEGFRVYQELKRRGRMTVRTAVTYRISAAGKPEDVVRQVESIPFVTGWGDDWLRVGPIKSVVDGGILIGTAYLRAPYGTNTQVYGYSDPDYRGVLNVPRENLIAMARTANRLGWQMTSHTTGGGATDALLDAYEAANKEKSILGRRFTVTHGNFPDGRAIERAAKLGVAFDVQPQWHHFDGPALAPVFGPERTKWFLPLRAMLDAGIVVAGGSDHMIKFDPRKSINAYHPFYAMWMTVTRKTATGEVLGGEQRITREEALRLWTANPAWLTFEEQEKGTIEAGKLADFTVIDRDYLRVPEDEIKEIEAVQTVVGGKTVYESPAFKR
- a CDS encoding SGNH/GDSL hydrolase family protein yields the protein MRIRHLRTALAVAGFLCASPLWPQTAVRPEFAPVTDDPALPRVLLIGDSISIGYTLAVREHLRGVANVHRPPENCGATERGLEKIERWLGTGRWDLIHFNWGLHDLKYLDGNNQLALPPRGKQVASPEEYGRNLEKLVLRLKKTAAALLWRPTTPVPEGAAGRYPADAPRYNEVALRIMRRHGVAVDDLNAFIAARKIPHVQPDNVHFSADSSEMLGRHIAEVIRGSLGARKPAR
- a CDS encoding SDR family oxidoreductase, whose protein sequence is MKLNGNTILITGGGSGIGRALAERFHALGNTVIITGRRESALAATVAGNPGIHAMTLDVRDPDAITAFAAKVTAAHPALNVVVNNAGIMVREDLTDPGHLATSDATIATNLAGPIRLNAALLGHLRARERGAILNVSSGLASIPLAPFPTYCATKAAIHSYSQSLSRQLRGTSVQVIEIVPPYVQTELTGADQAADPRAMPLADYIAETFQLLEANPDAGEILVERVKMLRFAEVRGEYETTFGHLNDAF
- a CDS encoding sulfatase encodes the protein MPVTRRKALQSALALAAASCGTTARKRPNILFVMTDDHAVPHLGCYGNTLVRTPHMDRVAVEGARFSNAFVTNSLCAPGRATVLTGAYSHVHGIRGNSEARNAVEKMDSSIATYPQLLQAAGYRTGMIGKWHLSHDPVGFDTWRVLPGQGLYFDPEFIENGTRRKYKGYATDLTTDFALDFLKQESDKPFCLVYQHKAPHRPFLPPERFKDFLKDTEIPYPATFNDDYATRQIARQAEDMRFDISVAGDYKDLPSGLSATDKKKWVYQRFVHDYYGAIQAVDENLGRVLGYLDEHKLTDDTVIVYTSDNGFFVGDHGWYDKRFMYEPSLRVPLMVRAPGGKRGHVADAMAMNIDIAPTILDYAGVNAPGTMQGRSLRPVIEGASPADWRKSIYYSYYENSWVLAGKGKEAMADPSFQFFTPHRIGPHRGVRTETHKLIHYYAEGDYWELFDLTKDPNELNNLYGATGKETVTTELKSELERLRNYYGDTA